A window of Bacillus sp. DX3.1 genomic DNA:
AAAAGAATTAGGATTATCGAAAACTCATGTGAATGATGCGATTGCGATTACCAATCCGAAACAATTACAAGAATATCAGCAAAGTGGTGAGTTTCGCATCAAACAATTTAGAAAGAAAAAACGGTCATTACATGAAGCAACTGCAAGAAAAGGAAGAAAAACGAAAAATAGAACAGCGAAAAGAAATAATAAAAATACACCGTATGTAGGCACAACGTATCTAGGTGATAAGGTGAAAGCGTTTGGACAAATAGGATTCGTGACAGGATTTACAGGGAAGATGGTGTATGTGCAAGATTTGGACGGCCATTATATACAAAATCCTGCTAAATCTTATAAACAAGTGAATATATCGGATATTGAATGTATGCATCACAATCATAATTGGTTATTCTTACAAGTCAGTTAGGCGATGCCTAACCGAAATTCATCCCCACCTTATCGCTTGGCTATCGCCCGTCACGCGCTTGAAGATGGGACTTCTTTCGGGAAGTACATTAAAAATAATTTTACTCATTTCCCGTACCTCACTTTTATCATTGTTTACATTATAATGAGGAAATAGGTGAAAAAACACACAAAAACCCCGAGTCATGGACTTTTTTTAAGTGTCCACGATTCGGGGTAGAGTCCAATTAGGAAAGGAGCTTTTTCATATTCTATGCCTTTGATGTTTCACCTGGCGCTTCTTTCTGTTCCTTCTTGTATACCATTCTTTCATTCCCCATAAAGAAAATAAATACGAATGCCAGCCCAGCTGGAGCTAATGCCCACATGAAAGTATAGACGATTGAACTAGAGAGTGCTTCAATAATTTTATCTAATATTTGAGATGGAATTTGAGAACGTGCTCCTTCTGAAAGAATAGCTCTTGAATCACTGAGAGAGTTACTACTTAATCCGCCTCCCATACCTTTAAATGCTTCTTCTAATTGATCTTGAAAACCTGTTCGTTGAATCATACCAAAGATTGTAATGCCAAGTGTCATCCCTAATGAGCGAATAAAATTACTTGTTGATGTTGCCGATCCACGTTGATTCATACCAAAGTTATGAATCGCCGCCATACTTAATACGGAGAATGAGAAACCAACACCTAAACCAATAATAATCATATAAATCGTTAACCATACACGACTCGTTTCAGGCGTTAATGTGCTTAACAAGAACAATCCACCAAGCATGATCACAGCTGATATAATCATGATATTACGGTAGCTTAGCTTTGAAGTTAAAAAACCGCCTAACTGCGCTGTTACAACTGAACCAAGCATCATCGGTAATAATAAAAGTCCTGAGTTTGTAGCAGATCCTCCGTATACACCTTGAATGAAGAGTGGAATATATACGGTCGCTGACATAAAAGCAGCTCCGTAAAATAAAGCAACAATTGTACTCGTGGTGAATAAGCGCTGTTTAAACATTTTAAATGAAATGATGGGTTCTTCTGCTTTTCTTTCAATAAAAATAAACATAAAAATTAAAATAGCAAAGGCTGCAAATAGACTTAAAATAAAGTTAGAATCCCAATCATATTTTTGTCCACCCATTTCTAAAGCAAACATTAAACAAACCACTGCTCCGACTAATGTAATTGCCCCAAACCAATCAATTTTTTGTTTTTGATGCACTCTTGATTCTTTATAAAAGAACACGATCAAAATAAGCGCTAAAATCCCGAGAGGTAAATTAATATAAAATACCCAGTGCCAACTAATATAATCTGTAATATATGCACCAAGTAATGGTCCAAAAATACTGGATAATCCGAAGACTGCCCCAAACAATCCACCCATTTTTCCACGTTTTTCTGGAGGGAATATATCAAAAACAATTGTAAAAGCAATTGGTACGAGCGCTCCCCCACCAATCCCTTGAATCGCACGGTAAATGCCTAACTGTGTAATGTTTTCCGCTGTACCACAAAGCGCTGATCCAATCATAAACACAATTAAACCGAAAATAAAGAATCGCTTTCGTCCGTACATGTCAGATAATTTCCCAAAAATCGGCATACCCGCCATTTCTGCTACCATATATGCAGAAACAACCCAAACGAAATTTTCTAATCCACCTAGATCACCAACAATTGTTCCCATAGCTGTTACGACAATCGTGTTATCCATTGATGCCATCAATATTCCAAGTAATAAACCAGCGACAACAAAGCCGAGTTTACTATCCTTTGCAACCATATGGTTTACTCTCCCTTTTACAACTAAATTTGTTTATGTTCTTTCACAATCGATGTTCCTTTTTGCTTAAAACTAGTATGATATTCAACGACACTGATTTCACACCCAGGTCCAATCGTAACATTGTTACCTCTAACAGTATCTGCTTTCGTATATTCTAAGTAAATATCATCGCCTTCTATACTTGTTGTATGAAGCTCACCAGCATGATTTGTAAAAGGAATGAATGCAGATTTTTTTCGTACAGTAATCTTCTCTCCGCCAATTTCTTTCACTTTACTTCCTTCATATTTTAATGTGATATCAATTTTTCCGCCGTTCAGTAAACCTTCACTTTCAAGCCCACCACTTAGTAGAAACTCTTCTACCTCAATATCTTCTTTTACTGTAAGGCCGCCTTTGATATCTACATAATTTCCAGATAGTTTTCCATTAACTTCAAACATTCCTCGAATTTTTGTTTTGTTTATGTGACAATCATTCTGTACTTGTGTATTACCATATACTTTCACATACTCAGCATTTAAACTGCCTTGTACTTCACTATCTCCATACACAATATACGAGTTTGCTGTTATATCACCACGAACATCACTTGTTCCGTATGTTTTAAATTCATTACAACTAACGTGATTTGAAATTGTTCCTTCGCCTCGAATTTTCACCTTATTATAAGTTCCGCCTGATGAACTACCAGAGCCATTCAAAGTAAGACTATGCCGCTTTTCCATATCCATTCCTCTCTCCATAAAAAATTAAACTTGCTGAATTTCTTTTACTTTTGCATTTTTATCGACATGAAGAACTCCCGTATATTCAATGAGTCCGATCTCACAATTTGGCCCAACTGTAACATTGTTACCTCTTACTGTATTGATTTGCACATGATCAATATCAATATTGTCACCTTCTAATAGTTCAGCCTCTAAATGTGATCCAAACATTGTTTTAAAGAGCCTACTAAATGCAGACAATCTCTGCCTTACTTTAATCGTTTGTCCCCCTATTTCTTTCGCTCTACATGTACCATGAATATCAATATCAATTTCATCCGCGCTCAGTAAGCCACCGATTGTAAACTGCCCTTGTGACGAAAAGACATCCACTTCGCAGTTACCATCTATAGTCGCTTGCCCGCGAACCTTCAATTCTTCTCCAGTCAGTGTGCCACCAATTGTCCCTTTACCAGAAATCTTCATATTACTAGCACTTACATCCCTTGTAATCGTTGCTTTCCCATCAATTCGCATGTTTTCAGTGTTTACTTTCCCATCAACTTTTCCAGAGCCACTAATTCTTGTACGTTCACTTTTTAAATCACCATTTACATTACCTGATCCATTGCATTCAAAATCATCGCAATCGATATTTCCATTAACAGTTCCTCTTCCATTTAACTGTACTTTATGGAACTCTCCACCATTGGAAGAACCGTAACCATTTATAATTAAATTTTCTGTTCGCATTATTTTTCCCCCACTATAACAGCTTTGTTTTTAATGCTTCTGTATAGTTCATGATTGTTATACGTACAACAACCTTCGTACCTTTTTCAAAAAACAAGTCATCAACATTTGAAACTAAGAAACAAGTCGAAATACCTAGTTTACGAATCACCACTAACTCACTATTCTTTTGTTTCATTTTTTCGTAGTGCTCATGTAAAACCTGTAGCACCATCTTTCCTTCTTCTAAACTAATTTCTCCGGATTGAAGCAGTTCCTCTAAAATGTACAAATAGAGAATATCAACAAATTGAAATTCCACGGCTTTATTCGTTTGTTCTATAAAAAACTGTATAACCGATTCTGAGGCAATTCCTTTTCGTAACATATCTTCTTTCGATAAACAAATTTCTGTTACACTCGGCGAAAACATATTCGCTAATTCATCAAGTGATAAATCCTCTTTCATCGTTTGAATTTTATCAATACGCTCTAATATCTTTTCTTTTGGAAAAAATGTTTCTTGTCCTGTAAAAGTTGATTTTCTCACAAACCAATCTTCCGGTATTAAATTCTTTCTTTTCCACCTATATAGCTGCCCATATGAAATACCAGTCAGTTCCAATAAATCTTTTTTTGAAATCAAATCCGTACTCAATTGCATAACACTCCTTTCTGATAACAATGTAACATAACACTGTTACGTTGTAAATGGGCACTTATAAAAATATGCGCAACAGCGTTCAAAATCAGAATTTGATTCCATACAAAAAGGTCCTTTCGATTTTCATTACAAACCGAAAGAACCTTTATCTTATCCCTATATACTAGGGCTTAAACCATATATTATAAAAATCAATCCAGCCTTGCGAATTAATCATTATATTTTGTATTTTTTCATGTGTACGTATCTGCTGTTTATTCCGATATAAAGGAATGATATGAATATTACGTAACAATGTGTCTTCCACAGCACGTAACAGTGTAATCCGTTTTTCCATACTAGGTTCGGCAAAGAATGTAGTTAATTGTTCATTAAAATCAATAAGACTATGTTGATATATAAAACTATTTTTTGAAAGAAACATGTACAGAAAACTTAGTTCTATCTGCTCACTTATTGTAGCGCTATCATGAATGATATCTGCTTGTTTTATCGTTTCAATCTGTAATAATTCCTGCGCATCAAGAAACTTTATTTCAATTGTAACCCCATATTTTGCACATTCTCTTTGAATCCAATGTGAATCTTCAACATGATCCTGTTCCTTAAACGTATACAAATATAATATTTCACCGTTATATTTGCTCTTTTGCATGAAATAATTAATATTCTCTTCCATCCTCATAGGAGAGCTATTCCCTAACAGCAATTCATTTGCTGCTTCACCGCGTTCTCCCTCTAACTCATCCATCATTTTCTTACTATGAATAATTTGATATAACGCTTGCCGGAATTCAATATCCTGTAAAGGTCCTTGTTTTTTTGTATTTAGCGTAACATACGTTACATTGGCTTCTAATTTAGAAAGATCTTTGTGACGACTCTCTGTTTCCTTATTTTGTGCTCTCATTAAAACGTCGTATGCATCACTGCTTTCAAGTACATTCCATAATTCAATCCGATCAAGGAATGGGCGTTCACGAAAATACGAGTCATGTGCTTCTAAGACAAAAATGGAATCATTATTTTCACTCCGTTTAAATGGTCCCGTTCCTATTAGCTTGTTTTCCTCATCTGCCGTTACAATAGAACACCGTTCTCCGCCTAAAATATGTAATAATAATTCATTTTCTGTATGTAAATGAATCTCCATTGTATATTCATTTACAATATGTATTGTTTCAACGTGTTGCAGCATCCACAAATAAGGATTATCCTTTGTACTCATAAACCGCTGAAAGGTGTAGTAAACATCATGTGCGGTAAAGGCTTTGTCATTATGAAATCGAACCCCTTTTCTCAAATAAAACGTCCATACTTTTCGGTCACGATTACATTCCCAGTAAAATGCAAGGCGAGGCTCTATTTTATTTGTATTTTCGTTCACATATACAAGCGTATCATATAAATGTTTCACCATATGACATTCTGAACGTAATGTTGCATATACGGGATCCGAATGAATAATCAGATTCATTTCAACTTGTAAACGAAGCACATCTTGTCTTCCTTGAGAAGTTATTTCAACTTGATAACCAAAGATTGAGTCTATCCATGCTTTGAATTGTTTTATCAGTTGTGGAAAATATGAGCTATATTGTTCAACGAATGTTTTTCCACCCTTTACATCTCCTTGTTTCGTTATCTCTTTCCCCTTTTCTAAAATTAGAGTGATGGGGTCTTGTTGAAATGCTATCTTAGATCGATTTCCTCTCCCCCGACCTGGATACCAATAAATCCAGCCCGCCTCTTCTAATTTCTTTATAATAAATTTGCTATTACGATCTGTACAAAACAATGTTTCAGATATATTTTGTAATGCTATCTCTATTTTCTCCCCGCGTGTTCTCCCTTTTGCATACTGGAGCCACAATTGTATGTACTGCTCCATAATGACCATACATATCCCCCTCTAAAAGATGAAAAATTTCTTCCTTTCATTCTACCCTTTTTCAAATGTTGCTTCCATTTTAAAATTTCAATATAGAAAGGAGGAAATTCATGAATCGTCTTATGAAACGGTATAACAAGCTCATTTTGATTCGATTATTTGGTGAATTATTAACGAGTACAACGGGTGCCATGTTAGCTATCATCTTTATTGTATACGTCAATAAAGCTTTAGAAGGAAACGTTATACTCACGATGCTTCTTTTCGGATTACAGCCACTTACTGATATTATTTTTACACTATTCGCTGGTGGCGTGACCGATCGATATGGCAGAAAGAGCATTATGTTAATAGGACTATGCCTGCAAGCAATTGCAATGGGAGGGTTTGTATTTGCTGAATCAGTTCCCTTATTTGCTTTGTTATATGTAATAAACGGTATTGGCCGTTCTCTTTATATCCCTGCGCAACGTGCTCAAATTGCAGATATAACGGAGCATGAAAAACAAGCAGAAGTCTTCGCTCTTATTCAAACAGTAGGTGCTATTGGTACAGTGATCGGCCCGTTAATCGGTTACTTTTTTTATGAAAATCATCCTGAATTCCTATTTATACTTCAAGCAGTTACTCTCGTTCTCTATGCTATTCTCGTCTGGACACAGCTTCCGGAAACAGCTCCAACCATTCAAACAAGTGAACATGGTGCACAGTCAATTACATGGAAGCAGTTCATTTTAAGGCATTATGCTGTATTTGGTCTTATGGTATCTACTCTTCCTATTAGTTTCTTCTATGCCCAAACCGAAACGAATTATCGTGTATTTGCAGAAGATATTTTCCCAAATTTCCTATTCGTTTTCACATTCATCTCAACTTGTAAAGCTGTGATGGAGATTATACTACAAGTTGGGCTTGTCAAATGGTCAGAACGTTTTTCTATGCCTAAAATAATCATCATCTCATATATTTGTTATACGTTTGCAGCAATTGGATACGGCTATTCCAATACATTATGGACACTATTTTTCACATTGTTTCTCTTAACAATTGGTGAAAGTATTGCCTTAAACCATTTACTGCGATTTGTTGCAGAAATGGCTCCTAATCATATGCGCGGACGCTACTTTTCTATTTACGGAATCCACTGGGATATTTCCCGAACATGCGGGCCAGCTGTAGGAGCTGTTATATTAAATCATTTTAGTGGTGGCTTTTTATTTACCATTTGTGCATTATTTTTATTATTCGGTGGTATTGCTCAAACTATCTTCGTTCATTCGCTAGAACAGCACAGAACAAAAAAGCTGTCCCTTTAAAGGACAGCTTTACTCTATGTATTTTACGCTTCAATCTGTTTTCCATCTTCAACGATATGATACAGTAAGTGAGCTAAATGATGAATTGGACCATATTCTTCCTCTTCTTCATCCGTTTCACCTTGGTATTCAAGATCATTTAAGTATAGTGCTAAAAATTGATAGTATAGTTTTAAATCAAAGCCGTAGCAAGCACTTGGTTCTTCTTGTTCACCTTCATATTGTAACATTAAGTATTGTTCATTTCCCTCTGCATCTTCTGCATCAAAAAATACAAAGAAACCTACATTTGTATCTAAATCAAATAAATGACGCGTTCCTTTTTCTGTCGCTTTGTTGAAATCCTCTTCACTTAACTTATGTACTGTTGTTGCTTTTGCATTGTCTTCTTGATGGAAGTTTACTGTAAATGTTTTCAATGCTAACACCTCCTGATTGTATACGAGTAGCATAACAGATTAAAGTAAATAATACAAAAAGGACCACTTACAATAGTAAACAGCCCCCTACATACTATTTTCTCATCGCACGTAGCAAAAAGCTGACAATAAAGATTAAAATAATGGCACCAATTAATGCGGGAACAATGGCATACCCTCCAATAATTGGACCGAAATTA
This region includes:
- a CDS encoding cytoplasmic protein, with product MEKRHSLTLNGSGSSSGGTYNKVKIRGEGTISNHVSCNEFKTYGTSDVRGDITANSYIVYGDSEVQGSLNAEYVKVYGNTQVQNDCHINKTKIRGMFEVNGKLSGNYVDIKGGLTVKEDIEVEEFLLSGGLESEGLLNGGKIDITLKYEGSKVKEIGGEKITVRKKSAFIPFTNHAGELHTTSIEGDDIYLEYTKADTVRGNNVTIGPGCEISVVEYHTSFKQKGTSIVKEHKQI
- a CDS encoding MFS transporter translates to MNRLMKRYNKLILIRLFGELLTSTTGAMLAIIFIVYVNKALEGNVILTMLLFGLQPLTDIIFTLFAGGVTDRYGRKSIMLIGLCLQAIAMGGFVFAESVPLFALLYVINGIGRSLYIPAQRAQIADITEHEKQAEVFALIQTVGAIGTVIGPLIGYFFYENHPEFLFILQAVTLVLYAILVWTQLPETAPTIQTSEHGAQSITWKQFILRHYAVFGLMVSTLPISFFYAQTETNYRVFAEDIFPNFLFVFTFISTCKAVMEIILQVGLVKWSERFSMPKIIIISYICYTFAAIGYGYSNTLWTLFFTLFLLTIGESIALNHLLRFVAEMAPNHMRGRYFSIYGIHWDISRTCGPAVGAVILNHFSGGFLFTICALFLLFGGIAQTIFVHSLEQHRTKKLSL
- a CDS encoding MDR family MFS transporter, which codes for MVAKDSKLGFVVAGLLLGILMASMDNTIVVTAMGTIVGDLGGLENFVWVVSAYMVAEMAGMPIFGKLSDMYGRKRFFIFGLIVFMIGSALCGTAENITQLGIYRAIQGIGGGALVPIAFTIVFDIFPPEKRGKMGGLFGAVFGLSSIFGPLLGAYITDYISWHWVFYINLPLGILALILIVFFYKESRVHQKQKIDWFGAITLVGAVVCLMFALEMGGQKYDWDSNFILSLFAAFAILIFMFIFIERKAEEPIISFKMFKQRLFTTSTIVALFYGAAFMSATVYIPLFIQGVYGGSATNSGLLLLPMMLGSVVTAQLGGFLTSKLSYRNIMIISAVIMLGGLFLLSTLTPETSRVWLTIYMIIIGLGVGFSFSVLSMAAIHNFGMNQRGSATSTSNFIRSLGMTLGITIFGMIQRTGFQDQLEEAFKGMGGGLSSNSLSDSRAILSEGARSQIPSQILDKIIEALSSSIVYTFMWALAPAGLAFVFIFFMGNERMVYKKEQKEAPGETSKA
- a CDS encoding SgrR family transcriptional regulator, translating into MVIMEQYIQLWLQYAKGRTRGEKIEIALQNISETLFCTDRNSKFIIKKLEEAGWIYWYPGRGRGNRSKIAFQQDPITLILEKGKEITKQGDVKGGKTFVEQYSSYFPQLIKQFKAWIDSIFGYQVEITSQGRQDVLRLQVEMNLIIHSDPVYATLRSECHMVKHLYDTLVYVNENTNKIEPRLAFYWECNRDRKVWTFYLRKGVRFHNDKAFTAHDVYYTFQRFMSTKDNPYLWMLQHVETIHIVNEYTMEIHLHTENELLLHILGGERCSIVTADEENKLIGTGPFKRSENNDSIFVLEAHDSYFRERPFLDRIELWNVLESSDAYDVLMRAQNKETESRHKDLSKLEANVTYVTLNTKKQGPLQDIEFRQALYQIIHSKKMMDELEGERGEAANELLLGNSSPMRMEENINYFMQKSKYNGEILYLYTFKEQDHVEDSHWIQRECAKYGVTIEIKFLDAQELLQIETIKQADIIHDSATISEQIELSFLYMFLSKNSFIYQHSLIDFNEQLTTFFAEPSMEKRITLLRAVEDTLLRNIHIIPLYRNKQQIRTHEKIQNIMINSQGWIDFYNIWFKP
- a CDS encoding polymer-forming cytoskeletal protein; its protein translation is MRTENLIINGYGSSNGGEFHKVQLNGRGTVNGNIDCDDFECNGSGNVNGDLKSERTRISGSGKVDGKVNTENMRIDGKATITRDVSASNMKISGKGTIGGTLTGEELKVRGQATIDGNCEVDVFSSQGQFTIGGLLSADEIDIDIHGTCRAKEIGGQTIKVRQRLSAFSRLFKTMFGSHLEAELLEGDNIDIDHVQINTVRGNNVTVGPNCEIGLIEYTGVLHVDKNAKVKEIQQV
- a CDS encoding cytosolic protein, translated to MKTFTVNFHQEDNAKATTVHKLSEEDFNKATEKGTRHLFDLDTNVGFFVFFDAEDAEGNEQYLMLQYEGEQEEPSACYGFDLKLYYQFLALYLNDLEYQGETDEEEEEYGPIHHLAHLLYHIVEDGKQIEA
- a CDS encoding HNH endonuclease — encoded protein: MHTHHVIERRNGGSDMADNLVTVHEECHQKFHQGKIKHVFKKPKQYKETAFMNILRLQIMKRLDCEITYGSYTTPKRKELGLSKTHVNDAIAITNPKQLQEYQQSGEFRIKQFRKKKRSLHEATARKGRKTKNRTAKRNNKNTPYVGTTYLGDKVKAFGQIGFVTGFTGKMVYVQDLDGHYIQNPAKSYKQVNISDIECMHHNHNWLFLQVS
- a CDS encoding YhbD family protein; this translates as MSTDLISKKDLLELTGISYGQLYRWKRKNLIPEDWFVRKSTFTGQETFFPKEKILERIDKIQTMKEDLSLDELANMFSPSVTEICLSKEDMLRKGIASESVIQFFIEQTNKAVEFQFVDILYLYILEELLQSGEISLEEGKMVLQVLHEHYEKMKQKNSELVVIRKLGISTCFLVSNVDDLFFEKGTKVVVRITIMNYTEALKTKLL